Below is a window of Rhodothermales bacterium DNA.
CTACGCGATGAAACTGATTCGCTTTGGTGAACCCGGCCAGGAACGTCCTGGCGTGCTGTTGGAAGATGGCCGGATGATCGACGCCGGCGCCGTCGCCGACGACTACGACGAAGCATTCTTCGCCGGCGGCGGCCTCGACCTGCTCGATGCCTGGCTGCCCGTCCACGCCGCATCCGCCCCTACCGTCCCCGCCGGCACCCGCCTCGGCCCGCCCGTCGCGCGTCCGGGCAAGATCGTCTGCATCGGCCTCAACTATGTCGACCATGCCCGCGAGTCGGGCGCGCAGCCGCCGGCTGAACCGATCATCTTTTTTAAGGCCACCTCCGCCATCGTGGGCCCCAACGACGATCTGGTCATCCCCAAAAACAGCGAAAAGACGGACTGGGAAGTCGAACTCGCTATTGTGATCGGCAAAAAGGCCACCCACGTCAGGCGCGAGGATGCCGAAGACTACATCGCCGGCTATGTGCTCCACAACGACTACAGCGAGCGCGCCTTCCAGCTCGAACGCGGCGGGCAGTGGGTGAAAGGCAAAAGCTGCGACACGTTCGCCCCGCTCGGCCCGCACCTCACTACGAAGGACGAGATCGAACACGTAGACCGCCTCCGGATGTGGCTCAAGGTCAACGGCGAGTTCAAGCAGCAGGGCAACACGGCGGACATGATCTTTGACGTACCGACTCTCGTGAGCTACCTCAGCCAGTTCATGAGCCTGTTGCCCGGCGACATCATCTCCACCGGGACGCCGGCCGGCGTAGGGATGGGCTTCAAGCCGTCGCAGTACCTCAAACCGGGCGACGTCGTCGAACTCGGCATCGACGGCCTGGGAAGCTCTCGGCAGCGCGCCGTCGCCTACGCGGATTGACGCGGTTTCATCCTCTCAGCACGCCTTGAGCGCCCCACTATGTCGACTCCCACCAACCCGCCCACCACGCTCCTGGCCACGCTCGCGAAGCTGGGACCGGGGATGATCATCGCCGGCTCCATCGTCGGGTCCGGCGAGCTGATCGCGACGACGAAGGTCGGCGCCGAGGCCGGCTTCTGGCTGCTCTGGCTCATCATCGCCGGCTGCGTGATCAAGGTGTTCACGCAGGTCGAGATGGGGCGCTACACGATAACCTGGAGCGAAACGCCGCTCGAGGCGCTCAACAAGGTGCCGGGCCCCCGCTGGAAGGTAAACTGGGTTGTGTGGTACTGGGCGGTGATGACGCTCCTGATCATCTCGCAACAGGGCGGTATCGTAGGCGGCGTCGGCCAGGCGCTCGCGATCAGCCAGCCCCTGACCGAGCAGGGCGAAACGTACAACGACATCCAGAACGAACGCGTGCGCGCCCAGGTGGAGCTGGCGATGGGCACGGGCGACCGTGCGGCGGCCCAGGAGCGTTTCGATGCCGCCACACTGGCCGCCGGCGACCTGGCGACCCCGCGGGATGCGTATCTGTGGGCGACGATCATCGCCGTGGCCACGTCCGTCTTGATGTATTTCGGACGCTTCGGCCTGATCCAGGCGGTGTCGACCGTGCTCGTGGCGCTGTTCACCCTGATCACGGTGGTGACGCTCATCCTCCTCCAGTTCACCGACTGGGCCGTGACGGGCTCCGAGTTCGCCCGCGGACTCACCTTCTCCCTCCCGCCCGCCGGCGAGGCCGACGGCATCAACCCGATGGTGACCGCGCTCGCGGCGTTCGGGATCATCGGGATGGGCGCCGGCGAGCTGCTGATGTACCCGTACTGGTGCCTCGAAAAAGGCTACGCGCGAAGCACCGGCCGGCGGGACGACTCGCCGCAGTGGCTCGACCGCGCGAAGGGCTGGATCCACGTGCTCCAGCTCGACGCCTGGCTCTCCGCCGTCGTCTACACCTTCGCCACCGTCGCCTTCTATCTCCTCGGCGCGGCAGTGCTGTGGCGGACGGGCCTCAACCCGGCCGGCGGCGACATGGTGCGCACGCTCGCCGAAATGTACGTCCCGGTCTTCGGCTCCTGGTCGCACGGCGTCTTCCTGTTCGGCGCGTTCGCCGTGCTGTACTCGACGTTTTTCGTCGTGGCCGCCGGCTACAGCCGGCTGGTGGCGGACGGGCTCGGCCTATTCGGGCTCCACGACGGCTCCGAGGCGACCCGCATGCGCTGGACCAGATGGATCAGCTGCGTGTGGCCGTTCCTCGCGCTCGGCACCTACCTCTTCTTCCAGGCCCCGGTGGCGATGGTGCTCGCCAGCGGCGTCGCACAGGCCGTCATGCTCCCGATGCTGGGGATCGCCGCGCTGTTCTTCCGGTACCGCCGGGCCGACGAACGGCTGCTGCCGGGCAAACTCTGGGACGTGATGCTGTGGATCTCGTGCCTGGGTTTTCTGGTCGCCGGCGCCTGGTCCCTGTACAACACGCTGGCGTGACGGCGGGGGC
It encodes the following:
- a CDS encoding fumarylacetoacetate hydrolase family protein, coding for MKLIRFGEPGQERPGVLLEDGRMIDAGAVADDYDEAFFAGGGLDLLDAWLPVHAASAPTVPAGTRLGPPVARPGKIVCIGLNYVDHARESGAQPPAEPIIFFKATSAIVGPNDDLVIPKNSEKTDWEVELAIVIGKKATHVRREDAEDYIAGYVLHNDYSERAFQLERGGQWVKGKSCDTFAPLGPHLTTKDEIEHVDRLRMWLKVNGEFKQQGNTADMIFDVPTLVSYLSQFMSLLPGDIISTGTPAGVGMGFKPSQYLKPGDVVELGIDGLGSSRQRAVAYAD
- a CDS encoding Nramp family divalent metal transporter, with product MSTPTNPPTTLLATLAKLGPGMIIAGSIVGSGELIATTKVGAEAGFWLLWLIIAGCVIKVFTQVEMGRYTITWSETPLEALNKVPGPRWKVNWVVWYWAVMTLLIISQQGGIVGGVGQALAISQPLTEQGETYNDIQNERVRAQVELAMGTGDRAAAQERFDAATLAAGDLATPRDAYLWATIIAVATSVLMYFGRFGLIQAVSTVLVALFTLITVVTLILLQFTDWAVTGSEFARGLTFSLPPAGEADGINPMVTALAAFGIIGMGAGELLMYPYWCLEKGYARSTGRRDDSPQWLDRAKGWIHVLQLDAWLSAVVYTFATVAFYLLGAAVLWRTGLNPAGGDMVRTLAEMYVPVFGSWSHGVFLFGAFAVLYSTFFVVAAGYSRLVADGLGLFGLHDGSEATRMRWTRWISCVWPFLALGTYLFFQAPVAMVLASGVAQAVMLPMLGIAALFFRYRRADERLLPGKLWDVMLWISCLGFLVAGAWSLYNTLA